Part of the Oerskovia paurometabola genome is shown below.
CTACGACGTCCTGTACAACGCGGCGTTCGTGGGCGCGGCGGCCCTCGCGGCGTTCACGCTGCCGGACACGGGGTACTCGCGCCCGGTCTTCGTGGTCCTCGCGGTCGCGTACGCGGGGGCTGCGCTGGTCTTCGGCCGCTTCGGGGCGCGTCACGCGGCGGGGCCCGACGGCGACGCTCCCCTTCCCGAGGCGGCTCCGGACGGACGCCCCGCGGCGGGGTGAGGTAGCCCACCCGCTCGTCCTCCGCGCGGCCCCGGTGCCGCGGCGACCCGCCGTCGTGGCGCCGATGAGTCCTGCCCGGAAAAGGAGTCGTCAGGACCGGGGGAATATCCGAGGATGGTTCAGCGTAGTTCTCGTAGGGCGTACGACATCCGGATGGACGCTCCCCCACCTCGCTGCGCACTTCCCCGTCGCGCGTGCGCACCGACCCCACAGGAGAGCCATGCAGGTACCGCAGAGCACCGCCCCGTCCTTACCCGTCTCGGAGAAGCTGTCACGGGAGAACTTCCTCGTGATCGCGCTCCTCCTCGTCTCTGCGTCGGTCGTCATCCTCAACGAGACGACCATGGGCGTCGCGCTGCCTCACCTCATGGAGGAGATGGACATCACGGCGTCGACCGGCCAGTGGCTGACCACGGCCTTCATGCTCACGATGGCGGTCGTCATCCCGGCGACGGGCTTCCTGCTCCAGCGTCTCGGGACGCGCGGGGCGTTCCTGCTCGCGATGTCGCTGTTCAGCGCGGGCACGGCCCTGGCCGCGTTCGCGCCGGGCTTCGGCTGGCTCCTCGGGGCCCGCGTCGTGCAGGCGTCGGGCACGGCGATCATGATGCCGCTGCTCATGACGACGATCATGACGCTCGTCCCGCCGTCGGCCCGTGGCCGGATCATGGGCAACGTCGCGATCGTCATGGCCGCGGCGCCGGCCCTCGGCCCCACGCTGTCCGGCCTGGTCCTGGAGACCCTGTCCTGGCGCTGGATCTTCGGCCTCGTGCTGCCGATCGCCCTCGTCGCCCTCGTGTTCGGCGCGAAGTACGTCAAGGACTCGGCCGACCGTACGCACACGCGCCTCGACCCGCTGTCGCTGTTCCTCGCCGTCCTGGCGTTCGGCGGCCTGGTCTTCGGGCTGTCCAACCTGGGTGAGGCCGCGCGCGCCACGCCGGCCGTGCCCGTGTGGATCCCGCTCGTCGTCGGGCCCGTGTTCCTCGTGCTGTTCGTCGCGCGCCAGCTCGTGCTGCAGCGCCGCGACGCGGCGCTGCTCGACCTGCGCGTGTTCTCCTCGCGCGGATTCACGGTCTCGCTCGGCATCATGTCGGTCGCGATGATCGCGCTGTTCGGCTCGATCATCCTGCTGCCGCTGTACCTGCAGAGCTCGCTGGGTCTCGACCCGGTCTACACGGGTCTGATGATGCTGCCGGGCGGCCTGATCATGGGTCTGCTGGGCCCGACCGTCGGCCGCCTGTACGACCGCCTCGGCCCGCGCCCCCTGGTCCTGCCGGGGCTCAGCGCGGTCGCGGTCGCGCTCGCGGCGCTGACCACGGTCGGCGCGACGACGTCGCCGTGGTTCGTCCTGGGTGCGCACGTCGTGCTGAGCCTGGGCCTGGCCTTCGTGTTCACGCCGCTGTTCACGGGTGCGCTCTCGGCGCTCAAGCCGTCGCTGTACTCGCACGGCAGCGCCATGATCGGTACGGTGCAGCAGCTCGCGGGCGCGGCCGGGACGGCCCTGTTCATCGCCGTCATGACGTCGCACGAGGTCGCCAGGACCGCGGAGGGCGCGAGCCCGCAGGTCGCCCTCGCCGACGGAGTGTCCTCGGCGTTCGTCTGGGGTGCCGTGGTCATGCTCGTCGCGGTCGCGCTGTCGTTCCTGCTGCGCAGGCCGGCGGTCGTGGAGGCCCCGGCGATCCTGTCCGACGACGTCGCGCCCCTCGCGCAGGACGCTCCCGTCCTCGAGACGGCGGGCGAGGCGACCGAGCGCCGCTGACGGATCGACCGGTCCCGCAGGGGACCACGCACGAAGGGCGGGCGCCGTCGGTGCCCGCCCTTCGGCGTCTCGGCGTCACGTCACGCCTCGCGTGCGGCCCACCAGGTCAGCAGCTCCTCGCGGGCGGCGTCCTCACCGAGCGGCCCGCGGTCGAGACGCAGCTCCAGCAGGAACTTGTAGGCCTGTCCCACCTCCGGCCCCGGCGCGATGCCCAGGGTCGCCATGATCTGCTGCCCGTCGAGGTCCGGCCGGATCGAGGCCAGCTCCTCCTCCCCGCGCAGCCGCTCGATGCGCTGCTCGAGGTCCGTGTACGCGTCGGACAGGCGCTGGGCCTTGCGCTTGTTGCGGGTGGTCGAGTCCGCCCGCGTCAGGCGGTGCAGTCGCTCCAGGAGCGGTCCCGCGTCGGTCACGTAGCGGCGCACGGCGGAGTCGGTCCACTCCCCCTCCCCGTACCCGTGGAAGCGCAGGTGCAGCTCCACGAGCCGCGACACCTGCTTGACCGTTTCCTTGTCGAAGCGCAGCGCCTTGAGCCGCTTCGCCGTGAGCTTGGCGCCCACGACCTCGTGGTGGTGGAAGCTGACACCGCCGCCCGGCTCGAACCGCCGCGTGTCCGGCTTGCCGATGTCGTGCAGGAGAGACGCGAGACGCAGGACGAGGTCCGGACCCGGCACCGCGCCGTCGGGCCCGGTCTCCTGGGCGATCGCCTGCTCGAGCACGGTCAGCGAGTGCTGGTAGACGTCCTTGTGCCGGTGGTGCTCGTCGATCTCGAGACGCAGGGCAGGGAGCTCGGGCAGGACGTGGTCCGCCAGGCCGGTCTCGACGAGGACCTCGAGCCCCTTGCGCGGGTCGTCGGACAGGAGCAGCTTGGTCAGCTCGTCCCGCACCCGCTCGGCCGAGACGATCTCGATGCGCGACGCCATGTCGACGATCGCGGCACGCGTCGCAGGCTCGACCTCGAAGCCCAGCTGGGCCGCGAACCGCGCGGCCCGCATCATGCGCAGCGGGTCGTCGTCGAACGAGCGCTCCGGTGCGATCGGGGTGCGCAGGACGCCCGTCGCGAGGTCGGCGAGCCCGTCGTGCGGGTCGACGAACAGCATCTCCGGGACGCGCACCGCCATGGCGTTGACCGTGAAGTCGCGCCGCGACAGGTCGCCGACCAGGGTGTCGCCAAACGCGACGAGCGGCTTGCGCGACGCCGGGTCGTACTCGTCGGTCCGGTACGTGGTGACCTCGACGACCAGCTCGTCCACACCGCGCGGGGCACCCTTGGGCGCGAAGCGCTTGGCACCGATCGTGCCGAACTCCTTGCCGATGTCCCAGTGCGCGTCGCCCCAGGCCGCGAGCAGGGCCTGGGTCTGGTCCGGGTCGGCCGACGTGGCGAAGTCGAGGTCGTTGCTCGCGCGCCCCAGGAAGGCGTCACGGACCGGGCCGCCGACGAGCGCCAGCTCGTGGCCGGCCGCGCGGAACATCTCGCCCAGCTCGATCGCCGCGGGCGCCATCTCCGTCAGCACCGCCAGCGCACGCCGCAGGAGCTCGAGCTGTTCGGGCGTCGTCGGCACCCCGCGAGACCCCTCGACGGGCGGCGCGGCAGGCTCGGGGGCGGGAGAGTTCTGGGAAGGAGTCGGCACGACATCCAAGCGTGCCAGATCAAGCGCGGACTCCACACTCGGTAATGTTGGGTCATGTCCACCCCAGCGCACTCTCCGGACCATCGCGGTGTACCAGCGCCGCCCGGTGGTCACGCGCTGCGGAGAGACCCGGAGACCCACCGGGGTCCC
Proteins encoded:
- a CDS encoding CCA tRNA nucleotidyltransferase; its protein translation is MPTTPEQLELLRRALAVLTEMAPAAIELGEMFRAAGHELALVGGPVRDAFLGRASNDLDFATSADPDQTQALLAAWGDAHWDIGKEFGTIGAKRFAPKGAPRGVDELVVEVTTYRTDEYDPASRKPLVAFGDTLVGDLSRRDFTVNAMAVRVPEMLFVDPHDGLADLATGVLRTPIAPERSFDDDPLRMMRAARFAAQLGFEVEPATRAAIVDMASRIEIVSAERVRDELTKLLLSDDPRKGLEVLVETGLADHVLPELPALRLEIDEHHRHKDVYQHSLTVLEQAIAQETGPDGAVPGPDLVLRLASLLHDIGKPDTRRFEPGGGVSFHHHEVVGAKLTAKRLKALRFDKETVKQVSRLVELHLRFHGYGEGEWTDSAVRRYVTDAGPLLERLHRLTRADSTTRNKRKAQRLSDAYTDLEQRIERLRGEEELASIRPDLDGQQIMATLGIAPGPEVGQAYKFLLELRLDRGPLGEDAAREELLTWWAAREA
- a CDS encoding MDR family MFS transporter, with the translated sequence MQVPQSTAPSLPVSEKLSRENFLVIALLLVSASVVILNETTMGVALPHLMEEMDITASTGQWLTTAFMLTMAVVIPATGFLLQRLGTRGAFLLAMSLFSAGTALAAFAPGFGWLLGARVVQASGTAIMMPLLMTTIMTLVPPSARGRIMGNVAIVMAAAPALGPTLSGLVLETLSWRWIFGLVLPIALVALVFGAKYVKDSADRTHTRLDPLSLFLAVLAFGGLVFGLSNLGEAARATPAVPVWIPLVVGPVFLVLFVARQLVLQRRDAALLDLRVFSSRGFTVSLGIMSVAMIALFGSIILLPLYLQSSLGLDPVYTGLMMLPGGLIMGLLGPTVGRLYDRLGPRPLVLPGLSAVAVALAALTTVGATTSPWFVLGAHVVLSLGLAFVFTPLFTGALSALKPSLYSHGSAMIGTVQQLAGAAGTALFIAVMTSHEVARTAEGASPQVALADGVSSAFVWGAVVMLVAVALSFLLRRPAVVEAPAILSDDVAPLAQDAPVLETAGEATERR